The Colletotrichum destructivum chromosome 8, complete sequence genome includes the window TCCTGATACTGAATTTGGCATTGACTCATTGCTATAAATATGTGTAGTGTTCTTTCCATCTCCGCGTCATTTCCCAGAGGTGGATGTGGAACTCTTGCCTTGTCTGAGATGGGCCTATGGTCGAGAGCGTTTTACACTCGAATTCCTTAATCAATACTAGAGATTTCGGGAAGCGCGTATCTCGCCTCAAAGGCCGTCGCACGTTTGACCTGCCAATTTTGCAAGTTGCCCAGCGGTGGCAGTCATCATTGAGAGATAGGATATGGCCGCGAACGCGACTCTCTAGGGGAGGTGTGACCAGGGTTGGCACAACGCGTCCGCAGGGTTACGAGAAAACATGACCTGGTGCAGCTCGGCATGTTGCTCGAGTCATATACCAAGCGGTCTCATCAAAGTTATGAGAGACTACTGGTTAGTTGTTGACAAGACGAAGAGTCTCAGCTTTGAGTTTTGGTTTCCCTTTCCCCATCCCACTTTCGTGTTCGTTCGACGGAGGTAGGACGATAAGCGTCGCTGCCGCTAGGGCTAAGGTTGTTCAAACATGCGTGTTTTGTATTTCTACGACATTCTGTCTAACGGGCTTGGACTTGAAGAAAACCAATAATAATACCCTTGTCGCTGCGCAATTATCAAGCCTGAGCATGGTTTTGAGGCTTGTTTTGGACGTTGATATTTCCCTGCCAAAAGCCTGGAGTTCGGCATTGAAAAGTATGTATCCTCTCTTTGGCATCATGGTCATTCTGGTGACCAAAATGATATCTCTTGCGTTTTATGAGTGGCTTACGTTTGCCTTCAAAGAGCCAAATGTGGAGAGGAGTCTCCTTCGTATGGTATCTGGCTATTGCTTTGATGGGCTACCCAGGTTTTGAGGCTCAACTTGAGCTTCGTTTGAGACGGCATGGACGAGGTGTTCCTGATGTTCCGCACTTAGGGCTACCCCCTGAGAAGACCTTGGTGGGTGTGTAGTGTTGTAAGATTGACGCTGCGAAGACAGCGCAGAGGTGCCCAAAGAACCCGTTTACCCTCGGAGAACCTCCATATTCGAGTTTGAACTTTCCTCATAAGACGTCATGGAACTTCAAGGCTCAACTGGCTCCTCTATCTATGATTATAAGAAGGCATGATATCAGGTGGTCCCCATTGGCCAGAACACTTCTGTAGCAGCTCAGGTATCAAAGCATTGAGGCTGATAGCCCCCTGCTTACCCCTGCCTAACCTGCCCCAATCCCAGTCACCCCACCTTGAAAAGGGGTTCACAGGTAGGAGTCTTGACGATCCTCCCCGCCAATAGGATTGGACGTACGTAGGTGGATAGGTACTCAAACCCGCTGGTCGCAAGGAAAGGAAAGTACCACCGAAGCCTCTTCTTTGCGGGCAGTGCGGCTAGCCGTTTAAATATTATTCATTATCCGTACTGAGGTAGGTAGCTAGACAAATGGTTAAGTTGAGTCGTTACTTGTTCACACGTCGAAGAATTGCACGGAGTTTCCGTAATATATGTAGGTACTCTGTGTCTGTACTTCCATCACTACCTACCgacttacctaggtaggtaggtaccttatACAGGTACCTGGGGGCCCTGTCAATTCCTGTCCGAGCTTAGCTTAGCAGGTTTGCGTCACAGAAATAACCCCCCGTCTGGACACATGGGACGGAGATGCGAATTCCATCTGGGCCGCGGGAGAACACGAGACCACATCCCTCATTGTCCCAATCTCCTGCATCGCGGACCCTTTTCCCACCGATCGATTGACCGGCTGCGTTACCCACGGCCAGCTCTGTCTGCCAGAGCTTCTCTTCTCAAACTACCTCACCGACAATGCTATAGAAACACTCGATCATTGGccttttcttcgtcttccctcccttccgGATCTTTTCCTGCAAACCACCAGCAAGCTCCCTGAGAGCTCGCGCCGCAgccatggccgccctcctcaGGTTCCTGAGGAGCATCTATaacctcgacaacctcgacacTCGCTTCACAAATCCCTCCTCTGTTCCCTACAAGACTGTCATCGAGGCTCGCGCCGATCCCGCACAGGGCAAGGAGCTGCCGGCCAaggcccgcgcccgcgcgCAGCCGTCAAAATGGAACACCCCTGAGTACTGGCTCtacgtcgtcttcatcggcggcatcgtgcCGTACATGTTCTGGATCGCCTACGAGGTCTCACGACGTGCGTTGCCCTCCATTGATAGAAACTTCTCCAAGAACATCTTCTAACGGCCTCATGTCCCTCTGCAGCTTCTGATCCCCGATACCACAACTACGAGCGCTTCCTCTCAGACGGCTGGATCCCGGGTCGTAAGATCGTAAGCCACGCTGCACGCAAGACATCCTTCCCCGGCACGTCCAGACGACTGATCTCGAGCTTCTCATTCTAGGATATATCCGACTCACAATACCACACCTTCCGCCAGAACCTTCCCTTCATGGCCGTCCTCCTACTCTGCCATCCCCTGCTGCGCAAGCTCTGGAACGCAGTGTTCCCCGTCCCCACCGACCTGGACAAGAGATCTGTCACGGAGCAGGGCGACGCCCGCCTCGAGCAGCGCGCCTCCTTCGACTACCgcttcgccctcgtctttctcgtcgccctgcaCGGGTTCTCCGCCATGAAGGTCCTAGCCATCCTCTATATCAACTATCAGATCGCCACGCGCCTGCCTCGCCGCCacgtccccgccgccacTTGGATCTTCAACATCTGCATGCTTTTCGCCAACGAGCTGTGCCAAGGATACAAGTTCGCCGCCATTGCGCGGCACAttacgccgccgccatcgggCAAGAACCTCCTCGATGAGGACCCCTTCCTCATGCGCTGGGGCGCCTGGATGGACCACCACGGCGGGCTGATGGGCCGCTGGGAGATCCTCTTTAACATCACCGTCTTGCGACTCATCAGCTTCAACCTGGACTACTACTTCAGCCTTGACCAGCGGAGTGGAAGTCCCCTGGAGGTAAGACCAACATACTCCCCTTCTTCACCCAGCGCTGACGtcctcaagaagaagcagctcGACCCCGCCAATCTCTCCGAGCGCGACCGCCTCGCCATATCCGCCGCCCCCCAGGACTACTCCTTCCGCAACTATCTCGCCTATGCAATCTACGCGCCCCTCTACCTTGTCGGACCCATCATGACCTACAACGACTTCATCTCCCAGCTGCGTCACCCGCCTGCGACCATAGAGCCCTATCGCACCCTCCGCTACGCTGTTCGATTCCTCCtagtcctcgtcgccatggaGGTCATCCTCCACTACGACTATGTCTGCGCCATCTCCCACGCGGGTATCGACTGGTCCACCTACTCGCCCGCTCagctctccctcctctcctttTTTAACCTTCACATCATTTGGCTCAAGCTCCTTCTCCCCTGGCGCCTTTTCCGCCTCTGGGCCCtcctggacggcgtcgaccccCCAGAGAACATGCTGCGCTGCGTCTCCAACAACTGGTCCCCCAAGTCCTTCTGGAAGGCCTGGCACCGCTCCTACAACCGCTGGCTCATCCGCTACATCTACAtccctctcggcggcgccaactTCCGCTCCTGGGCCACTACCGTGCGTTCCATCGCCACGTACCTGTTGGTCTTCACCTTTGTCGCCCTCTGGCACGACATCCGCCTGCGCTTGCTCATCTGGGGCTGGCTCATTGTGCTCTTCCTCCTACCCGAGGtcctcgcccagctcctGTTCCCGGCGAGGAAGTGGGAGGGTCGCCCAGACGCGTACCGGCGGCTCTGCGGCTTGGGCGCCGTTGCCAACGTGCTTATGATGATGATTGCCAATCTCGTCGGGTTTGCCGTGGGGCTAGACGGCTTGCAGAGTATCCTCTACGGTATTCTGCACGACTGGTCAGGTatgtgctgctgctgttacCGTCCTTAAACCCCACATTGAACGTGCCCGGTCTAACCCCAATCCTCAGGCGTTATGTTCTTTATGATTGCTTGTGTGTCACTGTATATGGGCGTCCAGATCATGTTTGAGATAAGAGAGTCCGAGATGCGAAGAGGCATCTCGTTAAAGTGCTAAGCGTGACGGCGTAGCTCGTCAAAATGAGATCATTCCAGGGACATTGTAGATGTCTGCATTACTTATATTACCGCATTAGACAATAGTGCAAGGTGCGGCCACCTCTGCGCTTCTATCAGTCGCGATGCGTATCATCGTAGGGGAAACAACAAAGCCTCCCCCCATGGGGCCCTGGGGTATAGTAACAATACGGCACCTGCTCCCCGTCCTTATCCTGGCCCAACCTTGAGACATGACTGCAGCGTGTATACCATATATAGATCAACGGTGTATGTACTCACTCCTTGAGCCACCTCTTGCCCCAGAATACTCCATCTCAATGCTTGGAGTTGATGGTGCCCAGCTCAGTGTCATAGTTGTGGAAGCGCTGCTGCGCGAATTTGCCGTCCATGCCCAGCTTCCTCTCCGTCACCCATTCCCTTAACCAGATGAGGCCCTTGGCGATCAGGTAGAAGATGATGCCGGCAACAGCGATGCCAACGATATAGGCGGCCaccttgccgctgccgttcgcctcgatgtcgaggaaggtGTACGGGTAGAAGTGTTGGGTGTAGTACGTCACGTACGCGAGCGCGAGGTAGAGGGCCAGAACGATGATGAGCCAAAGCATATGCACCCActcgagctgggcggcgctgGTGCGCGGGATGACAATCTCGAAGAGGGCGAATGCGGTATTGAGTCCGTGCTGGGAGATGTTGCTCCAGGCGTCAAACTGCTCAGGATACCACGGCCCCTTATGGATGATGCCCCAGTACACGATCGTCACAATGAAGGGGTAGGTGACGACGGTGGTGTAGTAGAAGGCGTGCAGAGCCTGCAAAGGTCGCGGGAAGCGTTCGAGCAGCGGAGACCCGGAGCGGGCGTATGTGAAGGTgtggatggccgagatgagaAAGTAGAAGCCCAGACCCCAGTAGGTCAGGAcggtgaagaaggagaagcttGCTCTGACATCTTCGCACCCGCCAAACGCGCTGTGAGAGCACGTCCAGCCAATGATGAAGAAGCGGACAACGAAGATGTAAAGACTCTGTTACAGGAGAAACCGTTAGTTTCCACTTGGGCAAGGTAATTCCTCAGTTGGACGACATTGCGCCAACACGATATTAGGTAGCAAGATAACGAGTAACGGCATTTTGA containing:
- a CDS encoding Putative membrane bound O-acyl transferase, MBOAT; this translates as MAALLRFLRSIYNLDNLDTRFTNPSSVPYKTVIEARADPAQGKELPAKARARAQPSKWNTPEYWLYVVFIGGIVPYMFWIAYEVSRPSDPRYHNYERFLSDGWIPGRKIDISDSQYHTFRQNLPFMAVLLLCHPLLRKLWNAVFPVPTDLDKRSVTEQGDARLEQRASFDYRFALVFLVALHGFSAMKVLAILYINYQIATRLPRRHVPAATWIFNICMLFANELCQGYKFAAIARHITPPPSGKNLLDEDPFLMRWGAWMDHHGGLMGRWEILFNITVLRLISFNLDYYFSLDQRSGSPLEKQLDPANLSERDRLAISAAPQDYSFRNYLAYAIYAPLYLVGPIMTYNDFISQLRHPPATIEPYRTLRYAVRFLLVLVAMEVILHYDYVCAISHAGIDWSTYSPAQLSLLSFFNLHIIWLKLLLPWRLFRLWALLDGVDPPENMLRCVSNNWSPKSFWKAWHRSYNRWLIRYIYIPLGGANFRSWATTVRSIATYLLVFTFVALWHDIRLRLLIWGWLIVLFLLPEVLAQLLFPARKWEGRPDAYRRLCGLGAVANVLMMMIANLVGFAVGLDGLQSILYGILHDWSGVMFFMIACVSLYMGVQIMFEIRESEMRRGISLKC